A single window of Ignavibacteriales bacterium DNA harbors:
- the gltA gene encoding NADPH-dependent glutamate synthase — MSHITPEQLSEDAKKLIVEYLSKIDELKTKDRMKIPAQEMPAQDPEVRSHNLDEVALGFTIEQARIEAMRCLQCVKKNCVEDCPVKIDIPRFIDHLAHGDMDSAVGVIKEASLLPAICGRVCPQETQCQSNCTVGKALKDVDKSVAIGRLERFVADWERATGKIAIPEIKSDTGKKVAVVGSGPAGLVVAADCRREGHQVTIFEAFHKLGGVLRYGIPEFRLPNDIIDKEIEVLKAMGVEFQTNFVVGRTRKLTDLMDKDGYHAVFVGTGAGLPMFMGIEGENLVGVFAANEYLTRANLMRAFEKGKADTPIYPSKKVAVLGGGNVAMDSARMAKRLGAEKVYVVYRRTEVEMPARKEEVDHAKEEGIEFLFLQNAKRVIGNEKGRVKELECVRYELGEPDASGRRRPVLIPNSEFILDVDTVIVAIGNGSNPLISQTTPQLNVNKWGNILVDETQKTSVDRIFAGGDIVLGAATVILAMGEGRRAAAAINKMLSDEIGKERTTVN, encoded by the coding sequence ATGAGTCACATCACGCCTGAACAATTATCCGAAGATGCAAAAAAATTAATAGTGGAATATTTATCAAAGATAGATGAGCTTAAAACCAAAGACCGGATGAAAATTCCTGCTCAGGAAATGCCTGCCCAGGATCCCGAAGTTCGTTCTCATAATTTAGATGAAGTAGCATTAGGATTCACAATTGAGCAAGCGCGTATCGAAGCAATGCGATGTCTCCAATGTGTAAAGAAAAATTGTGTTGAAGATTGTCCGGTAAAAATTGATATACCGCGATTCATAGATCATCTAGCACATGGCGATATGGATAGTGCAGTCGGAGTAATAAAAGAAGCTTCTCTCCTTCCGGCAATTTGCGGAAGAGTTTGTCCGCAGGAAACTCAATGTCAATCCAATTGTACTGTAGGCAAAGCGTTGAAAGATGTTGATAAATCAGTTGCTATTGGACGGCTAGAAAGATTTGTTGCTGATTGGGAACGCGCAACTGGTAAAATTGCAATACCGGAAATTAAATCTGATACGGGTAAAAAAGTCGCTGTTGTTGGAAGCGGTCCTGCCGGTTTAGTTGTTGCTGCTGATTGTAGACGCGAAGGTCATCAAGTAACAATTTTCGAAGCGTTTCATAAACTCGGCGGTGTATTACGTTATGGAATTCCGGAATTCAGATTACCAAATGATATTATTGATAAAGAAATTGAAGTTCTTAAAGCAATGGGAGTTGAGTTTCAAACAAATTTTGTAGTTGGAAGAACCCGCAAACTAACAGACTTGATGGATAAGGACGGTTATCACGCAGTATTTGTTGGCACCGGTGCCGGTCTTCCAATGTTCATGGGAATTGAAGGAGAAAATTTAGTTGGAGTTTTTGCCGCTAATGAATATTTAACACGCGCCAATTTAATGCGAGCATTTGAAAAAGGGAAAGCTGACACACCAATCTATCCTTCCAAAAAAGTTGCAGTACTCGGAGGCGGAAACGTTGCTATGGATTCTGCACGTATGGCAAAACGCCTTGGCGCAGAAAAGGTTTATGTAGTTTACAGAAGAACCGAAGTTGAAATGCCAGCTCGTAAAGAAGAAGTTGATCATGCAAAAGAAGAAGGAATTGAATTTCTCTTTTTACAAAATGCTAAAAGAGTTATCGGCAATGAAAAAGGAAGAGTCAAGGAACTTGAATGTGTCCGTTACGAACTTGGCGAGCCGGATGCATCGGGAAGACGCCGCCCTGTTTTAATTCCTAACAGTGAATTTATTCTTGATGTTGATACAGTAATCGTCGCGATCGGAAACGGAAGTAACCCGTTGATAAGTCAAACTACCCCACAATTAAATGTAAATAAGTGGGGAAATATTTTAGTTGACGAGACTCAAAAAACTTCCGTAGATAGAATTTTTGCCGGAGGTGATATTGTACTTGGCGCTGCGACTGTTATTCTTGCAATGGGTGAAGGAAGGCGCGCCGCAGCTGCGATAAATAAAATGTTATCCGATGAAATTGGGAAAGAAAGAACAACTGTAAATTAA
- a CDS encoding sulfide/dihydroorotate dehydrogenase-like FAD/NAD-binding protein, whose translation MSKILFKKQLSNDVYMMRLHAPLIAEERAAGQFIILQINEDYGERIPLTIADADTKEGSITIIFQVVGKTTLQLSEKNVGDEIPALVGPLGKPTHIENFGTVVCVGGGIGVAPLHPIAQALKNAGNHVITIIGARNKELIILEEEMKAIADEFILCTDDGSYGRKGLVTEPLKEICERSPKPNMVIAIGPPIMMKFCSLTTKPYEVFTQVSLNTIMVDGTGMCGGCRVNVGKEVKFVCVDGPEFDGHKVDFDNMMSRLNSYKELEREAHSCFLEQEIKNKEALQ comes from the coding sequence ATGAGCAAAATACTTTTCAAGAAACAACTTTCTAATGATGTATATATGATGCGTCTTCACGCGCCGTTAATTGCAGAAGAAAGAGCGGCCGGACAATTCATCATTTTACAAATAAACGAAGATTACGGTGAAAGAATACCGCTTACTATTGCAGATGCGGATACTAAAGAAGGATCGATCACAATTATCTTTCAGGTAGTTGGTAAAACCACACTTCAACTTTCAGAAAAAAATGTTGGAGATGAAATACCTGCCTTAGTAGGACCTCTGGGCAAACCGACACACATAGAAAATTTTGGTACAGTCGTTTGTGTCGGCGGCGGAATCGGTGTAGCACCGCTTCATCCGATTGCTCAGGCATTGAAGAATGCCGGCAATCATGTTATTACAATTATAGGCGCACGCAATAAAGAATTGATTATTCTTGAAGAAGAGATGAAAGCGATTGCTGATGAATTTATTCTCTGCACGGATGACGGAAGTTACGGACGCAAAGGACTTGTAACTGAACCGCTGAAAGAAATTTGTGAACGCTCTCCTAAACCGAACATGGTTATTGCAATAGGTCCTCCGATAATGATGAAATTCTGTTCATTAACTACCAAACCGTATGAAGTATTCACACAAGTTTCTTTAAATACAATAATGGTAGACGGAACCGGAATGTGCGGCGGATGCCGAGTTAATGTTGGCAAAGAAGTAAAATTTGTCTGCGTTGATGGTCCCGAATTTGACGGACACAAAGTTGATTTCGATAATATGATGTCGAGATTGAATTCATACAAAGAACTTGAAAGAGAGGCGCACAGTTGTTTTCTCGAACAAGAAATTAAGAATAAGGAGGCGCTTCAATGA
- a CDS encoding phosphodiester glycosidase family protein — protein sequence MLKRKNFLFLLTLLLYSAVYGQNNFLLNFEKKTPKDSIGYFQINNDTLFQSSQRINMLLLNKRALAKYRVEIGYSKTVLEKTSSFGESKHGVAAVNGSFFDIDKGGSVTYLETNDTVISKTRSSKFKWAKPNKLINGALIITKENNIIVEPAKPDRDYEESKKEKGVLVAGPLLLLNSKKIKLPEMKFVTSRHPRTLFCTTGNSYLFITIDGRSKEAEGMSLTDVQKYLMNLGIVDAINLDGGGSTTMWINNKGVVNKPSDATGERPVANVLLIEKSKK from the coding sequence ATGCTGAAGAGAAAAAATTTTTTATTTCTTCTGACACTCCTACTCTATTCGGCTGTTTACGGTCAAAACAATTTCCTTCTCAATTTTGAAAAGAAGACTCCTAAAGATTCGATTGGATATTTTCAGATAAATAACGATACTTTATTTCAAAGTAGTCAAAGAATTAATATGCTTCTTTTGAACAAAAGAGCATTGGCTAAATACCGGGTCGAAATCGGATACAGCAAAACCGTATTAGAAAAAACAAGTTCATTCGGCGAAAGTAAACACGGAGTTGCTGCAGTTAACGGCAGTTTTTTTGACATCGACAAAGGAGGAAGCGTTACTTATTTAGAAACAAATGATACTGTTATAAGTAAAACGAGATCATCCAAATTCAAATGGGCTAAACCGAATAAGTTAATTAACGGCGCATTGATAATAACTAAGGAGAATAATATTATCGTAGAGCCCGCCAAACCCGACCGCGATTACGAAGAATCGAAAAAGGAAAAAGGTGTTTTGGTAGCCGGTCCCCTGCTACTGTTAAATTCAAAAAAAATAAAGCTCCCGGAGATGAAATTTGTAACGAGCCGGCATCCTAGAACACTCTTCTGCACAACCGGTAATTCATATCTCTTTATTACAATTGACGGCAGAAGTAAAGAAGCCGAAGGAATGAGTTTGACAGATGTTCAAAAATATTTAATGAATTTAGGAATTGTTGACGCAATTAATCTTGACGGCGGCGGATCCACAACTATGTGGATTAATAATAAAGGCGTGGTCAATAAGCCAAGTGATGCAACAGGTGAAAGACCGGTAGCAAATGTTTTGTTAATAGAAAAATCAAAAAAATAG
- a CDS encoding histidine phosphatase family protein: MFEKIIRTILFLILSITFFSLVSSAVLEAQQMKSGVRFLYLIRHGDYTPQDDNLPDSVNVLTPLGIAQARLVSARLKGMNIHFNLLISSTMTRARQTAEVINEDFPELKLEPSDLVRECTPPSWRKDVMAGVDTTKRLECVNNLEAAFQKYFIPSPNGKDRNDIIVCHGNVIRYLVTKVLRVDTQSWLQMSITNCSLTIIRVLPDGTMKLDAFSDYGHIPENLRTYTGGKNKPKELLLESGK, translated from the coding sequence ATGTTTGAAAAGATAATACGAACCATTCTGTTCTTAATTTTATCTATTACTTTTTTTTCGCTCGTAAGCAGTGCGGTATTAGAAGCTCAGCAGATGAAAAGCGGCGTAAGATTTCTTTATTTAATAAGGCACGGAGATTACACACCTCAGGATGATAATCTGCCCGATTCTGTAAATGTTCTTACACCTCTTGGAATAGCCCAGGCGCGGCTAGTCTCGGCACGGTTGAAAGGAATGAATATACATTTCAACTTGCTTATAAGCAGTACGATGACACGCGCAAGACAAACCGCTGAAGTAATCAACGAAGATTTCCCGGAATTAAAATTGGAACCATCCGATCTTGTAAGAGAATGCACTCCCCCGTCTTGGAGAAAAGACGTTATGGCGGGAGTAGACACAACAAAAAGACTGGAGTGCGTTAACAATCTTGAAGCGGCTTTTCAAAAATATTTTATTCCATCACCCAATGGTAAAGACCGGAATGACATAATTGTTTGCCATGGAAATGTAATCCGTTATTTAGTTACAAAAGTACTAAGAGTGGATACGCAGTCATGGCTCCAGATGAGTATTACAAACTGCAGTTTAACAATTATTAGAGTTTTGCCGGACGGAACAATGAAGTTGGATGCATTCAGTGATTACGGACATATTCCGGAAAATTTAAGAACCTACACGGGAGGAAAGAATAAACCGAAGGAACTCTTATTAGAATCCGGAAAATAA
- a CDS encoding phosphatase PAP2 family protein produces MRNKFLLLFLIIVLFNSALLSQNQYDLPQFNDESFRFIKQPLKWEENDWLKLGLFSASTFLLMQADKPVQDAVLKDRSYNNSFPIKAGRLWGDVYPTAFFAGAFALHGLIANDQSSKKISYEIVQTTLYAGAITTFLKFAIGRARPFTDRGSGTLRPFTIFDDDFHSMPSGHATLAFSLSTVLSKNAKSDFLKVIAYLPAVLTAFSRIYQNDHWTSDVFLGAAIGYFVGDWVTRQHEENDSPVQTASIFPLIIRIKL; encoded by the coding sequence ATGCGAAATAAATTTCTTTTACTCTTTCTAATAATAGTTTTATTCAACTCCGCTCTTCTTTCACAGAACCAGTACGACCTTCCTCAATTCAACGATGAATCATTCCGTTTTATTAAGCAGCCGTTAAAATGGGAAGAAAATGACTGGTTGAAACTCGGACTATTCAGCGCTAGTACTTTTTTATTGATGCAAGCCGATAAGCCGGTACAAGACGCTGTTTTGAAAGATCGAAGTTATAACAACAGTTTTCCAATCAAAGCAGGAAGACTTTGGGGTGATGTTTATCCAACTGCATTTTTTGCGGGTGCTTTTGCTCTTCACGGACTGATTGCGAATGACCAATCCTCAAAAAAAATAAGTTATGAAATTGTGCAGACTACGCTTTACGCCGGTGCAATTACTACTTTTCTAAAATTTGCTATCGGTAGAGCAAGACCATTTACTGATAGAGGTTCGGGAACATTACGACCATTCACAATTTTCGATGACGATTTTCATTCCATGCCCTCCGGACATGCAACACTTGCGTTTTCTCTTTCGACAGTTCTATCAAAAAATGCAAAGTCGGATTTTTTAAAAGTAATTGCTTACCTGCCGGCAGTGCTGACTGCGTTTTCCCGTATTTATCAAAACGATCATTGGACCTCCGATGTTTTTCTCGGCGCTGCAATCGGTTATTTTGTTGGTGATTGGGTTACCCGCCAGCACGAAGAGAACGATTCTCCGGTTCAAACTGCTTCAATCTTTCCGTTAATAATCAGAATTAAATTGTAA
- a CDS encoding DUF190 domain-containing protein, translating to MKIEGEAKLLRIFLGEADKISHLPVYEKIVTEARKQNLAGATVYKGIMGFGGNSRIHSAKILRLSEDLPLVIEIVDEQKKIEEFIPSVERIFEEANCGGLITMEKAEIIIYKSTKK from the coding sequence ATGAAAATTGAAGGTGAAGCAAAACTGCTCAGAATTTTTTTAGGGGAAGCCGATAAAATTTCCCATTTACCGGTTTATGAAAAAATTGTAACCGAAGCACGTAAGCAGAATCTTGCCGGTGCAACTGTTTATAAAGGTATAATGGGTTTCGGCGGGAATAGCAGAATTCACAGTGCAAAAATTTTACGCCTCTCAGAAGATCTGCCGCTCGTTATTGAAATTGTTGACGAACAGAAGAAAATTGAAGAGTTTATTCCCTCTGTGGAAAGAATTTTTGAAGAAGCAAATTGCGGCGGACTTATCACAATGGAAAAAGCAGAAATAATAATTTATAAATCAACTAAAAAATAA
- the crcB gene encoding fluoride efflux transporter CrcB has protein sequence MIRYFIVFLGAGIGGGFRYWLSAFVQKQFPPYFPWGTLTVNLIGSFILGMMIFGLDEKELISPSLKLFIGIGFCGGFTTFSSFSLETFNLIRDAEFLFAGLNILANVLLTILGIYFAYLITR, from the coding sequence TTGATAAGATATTTTATTGTTTTTCTAGGCGCCGGGATCGGCGGAGGATTCCGTTACTGGCTCTCGGCCTTTGTACAGAAACAATTTCCACCATATTTTCCTTGGGGAACACTAACCGTTAATTTGATTGGAAGTTTTATTCTCGGTATGATGATCTTTGGGCTTGATGAAAAGGAATTGATTAGCCCTTCATTAAAATTGTTTATCGGTATCGGGTTCTGCGGCGGATTTACAACTTTCTCTTCCTTTTCATTGGAAACTTTTAATTTGATTCGCGATGCGGAATTTCTTTTTGCTGGATTAAATATATTGGCAAATGTTCTACTAACTATTCTTGGAATTTATTTTGCTTATTTAATCACAAGGTGA
- a CDS encoding DUF4097 family beta strand repeat-containing protein, with protein MNGHVQFNWLRKIPVVILLVMLFASLSIADNLRLIREKSFPMKDWQGVYVNASGADVKVESWDKQEVYVKIFGNSRAESKMQFDIYQEDDAVKVIAKKRGSMFNWFGNNISVRIEIMTPKNYNPHIETSGGDISVKNLVGEFRLDTSGGDITLTNTNGKLKAETSGGDITLNTHKGNSVLSTSGGDIKCKETIGDLNAETSGGDINIDLTDGKLYAETSGGDITINYTGSNKGIDASTSGGSIHVKLPSNFAAKAHLETSGGEISNNFTNSKSERVRRSEVDAEFNGGGGMLKLETTGGDIIVDQK; from the coding sequence ATGAATGGTCATGTTCAATTCAATTGGCTAAGGAAGATTCCGGTTGTGATTTTATTAGTCATGCTTTTTGCTTCACTTTCTATTGCGGATAATCTTAGACTGATCAGAGAAAAATCTTTCCCGATGAAAGATTGGCAGGGTGTGTATGTTAATGCAAGCGGGGCAGACGTAAAAGTTGAAAGCTGGGATAAACAGGAAGTTTATGTTAAGATATTCGGCAACAGCCGCGCCGAAAGTAAGATGCAATTTGATATTTATCAGGAAGACGATGCTGTAAAAGTTATTGCCAAAAAGAGAGGCTCCATGTTCAACTGGTTCGGCAATAACATAAGCGTCCGTATCGAAATAATGACTCCGAAGAATTATAATCCGCACATTGAAACTTCCGGCGGCGATATCAGCGTGAAAAATCTAGTCGGTGAATTCAGATTAGATACTTCCGGAGGTGATATTACATTAACAAATACAAACGGTAAATTGAAAGCCGAAACATCCGGCGGTGACATAACATTAAATACTCATAAAGGTAATTCGGTATTATCAACTTCCGGCGGTGATATTAAATGCAAAGAAACTATCGGAGATCTTAATGCTGAAACATCCGGCGGCGATATTAATATTGATTTGACAGACGGAAAACTTTATGCAGAAACTTCCGGCGGAGATATTACGATTAATTACACTGGATCAAATAAAGGAATTGATGCTTCTACATCCGGCGGTTCGATTCATGTTAAACTCCCTTCAAATTTTGCAGCCAAAGCGCATCTGGAAACGAGCGGAGGTGAAATCTCTAATAACTTTACTAATTCAAAATCGGAACGTGTAAGAAGAAGTGAAGTTGATGCTGAATTCAACGGCGGCGGCGGTATGCTGAAACTCGAAACGACCGGCGGCGATATTATTGTTGACCAAAAATAG
- a CDS encoding DUF5103 domain-containing protein, producing the protein MNPLRNLIFNFFLFYLISLSISYAGGPEIKSLRVYSSNDQIEFPVIDYSDKSQSSITIDFDVRSDYMPNFNIIFKFCDAGWNPYNNPFLSNQMYNSETILWFEELPNSVRGARYHYNGSFPNSNVTFPFSGNWMFFIVDSQNRNLIYASGKFFVVYPEIKINVQVAKEGLQGDMNEIASSGRVLAIKTNFVLPDSLYASNVTRVEIITNRKYNYPIVIDRSSYTADRFYEWNGSNKFTFIARNVKPGNEYRMTDIRDVGKYNAPPVYARFGDIETSNLFTKGRRDFNGATYLMDFKNVNADYLKVIFRMRPPEQIKSSIFLVGSFNNWKVLPEYEMYDDNGMMNISVELKRGVYEYQYVTGQIVNGVVENIDWEILEGNFYETENEYNIFLYYASIEKGGYEKIIGYKKIKTGAL; encoded by the coding sequence TTGAATCCGCTAAGAAATTTGATTTTTAATTTCTTCCTGTTCTACTTGATCTCATTGTCGATTAGTTATGCAGGCGGACCGGAAATTAAAAGTCTTCGTGTTTATTCTTCGAATGATCAAATCGAATTTCCGGTAATTGATTATTCAGATAAATCTCAAAGTTCGATAACTATTGATTTCGATGTACGATCGGACTATATGCCGAACTTTAATATCATTTTCAAATTTTGCGATGCCGGCTGGAATCCCTATAACAACCCGTTTCTATCGAACCAAATGTATAACTCCGAAACAATATTATGGTTTGAAGAATTGCCTAATAGTGTCCGCGGAGCGCGTTATCATTATAACGGATCATTCCCTAACAGCAATGTAACATTTCCATTCTCCGGCAACTGGATGTTTTTTATTGTTGATTCTCAAAATAGAAATCTCATTTATGCTTCCGGTAAATTTTTTGTCGTGTATCCCGAGATCAAAATTAATGTTCAGGTTGCCAAAGAAGGATTGCAAGGCGATATGAATGAAATTGCCTCGTCCGGAAGAGTTCTTGCAATAAAAACAAATTTTGTATTGCCAGATTCGCTCTATGCATCCAATGTTACCAGAGTTGAAATTATTACCAACCGAAAATATAATTATCCAATAGTAATTGATAGAAGTTCTTATACAGCGGACCGTTTTTACGAATGGAACGGCTCGAACAAATTTACATTTATTGCGCGTAATGTTAAACCGGGCAATGAATATCGAATGACCGATATCCGTGACGTAGGAAAATACAACGCACCGCCGGTCTATGCCCGTTTCGGCGATATCGAAACTTCAAATTTGTTCACAAAAGGGAGAAGAGATTTTAACGGCGCCACTTACCTAATGGATTTTAAAAATGTGAATGCCGATTATCTGAAGGTTATTTTTAGGATGCGTCCGCCCGAGCAAATAAAATCATCAATTTTTCTTGTCGGTTCTTTTAACAATTGGAAAGTTCTCCCCGAATATGAAATGTATGATGACAACGGAATGATGAACATTTCGGTCGAGTTGAAACGCGGAGTGTATGAATATCAATATGTAACCGGACAGATTGTGAACGGAGTAGTTGAAAATATTGATTGGGAAATTCTTGAAGGTAATTTTTATGAAACGGAAAATGAGTATAATATTTTTCTCTACTATGCATCTATTGAGAAAGGCGGATACGAAAAGATTATTGGTTACAAAAAAATAAAAACCGGAGCGTTATGA
- a CDS encoding Gfo/Idh/MocA family oxidoreductase, with the protein MKKVKVGVVGTGHLGKIHTKLFKEVENCELIGIYDQDYERAKQVGNELKVKAFDDLEKLLAEVDAVDIVATTSAHYDLVKQSFAKNKHVFVEKPITTQIWEAEELIKIADEKKLTFQVGHIERFNPALISLEKYKLNPLFVQTDRLAQFNPRGTDVAVVLDLMIHDIDIILSLIKSEVKSVSASGVPVVSDTLDIANARIEFENGAIANVTASRISQKKMRKMRMFQRDTYISLDFTTGVSEVFRLLPPDQKPKGFFKTFGEIGVGDKKKIVAYEQPKFKEVNALKLELELFVDVIIKGGTPVVSGKDGLKALRVAEMIILKIEESIKNAKNFSSWMNDVEA; encoded by the coding sequence ATGAAGAAAGTTAAAGTTGGTGTTGTAGGAACCGGGCATCTGGGTAAAATTCACACAAAACTTTTTAAGGAAGTTGAAAATTGCGAGTTAATTGGAATCTATGATCAAGATTATGAACGCGCCAAGCAAGTGGGCAACGAATTAAAAGTAAAAGCATTTGATGATCTGGAAAAACTTCTTGCCGAAGTTGATGCCGTTGATATTGTTGCAACTACAAGCGCACATTATGATTTGGTAAAGCAATCATTTGCGAAGAATAAACATGTGTTTGTGGAAAAACCGATTACAACACAGATCTGGGAAGCTGAAGAGCTTATCAAAATTGCTGATGAAAAAAAATTAACATTTCAAGTCGGTCATATTGAAAGATTTAATCCCGCTTTGATCTCTCTCGAAAAATATAAGTTAAATCCTTTGTTCGTTCAAACTGATCGGCTTGCGCAATTTAACCCGAGAGGAACTGATGTAGCCGTGGTTTTAGATCTTATGATACATGATATTGATATTATTCTAAGTCTAATTAAGAGCGAAGTAAAAAGTGTAAGCGCCAGCGGTGTGCCTGTTGTTTCAGATACTCTTGATATAGCAAATGCACGCATCGAATTTGAAAACGGGGCAATTGCAAACGTCACTGCAAGCCGAATTTCTCAAAAGAAAATGAGAAAAATGAGAATGTTTCAGCGCGATACTTATATCTCTCTTGACTTTACAACCGGAGTTTCGGAAGTATTTCGTTTATTGCCGCCGGATCAAAAACCAAAAGGATTCTTCAAAACATTCGGTGAGATCGGAGTCGGCGATAAAAAGAAAATTGTGGCTTACGAACAGCCGAAATTTAAAGAAGTGAATGCACTCAAACTTGAACTGGAACTTTTTGTTGATGTAATTATTAAAGGCGGTACTCCGGTGGTAAGCGGTAAAGACGGATTGAAAGCATTAAGAGTTGCGGAAATGATTATCCTTAAAATTGAGGAATCAATTAAGAACGCAAAAAATTTTTCAAGCTGGATGAATGATGTTGAAGCATAA
- a CDS encoding ROK family protein, with product MAKKKFAVGVDLGGTTIKVGLVDVNGKIIKKVSAESHSSKGPEVVIKQMKKEIEEVIKGTQNNILGIGIGAPGAVKLKKGTVENPPNFHGWGKVHLGNIIKKEFDLDVYVENDANAAAIGELIYGAGKYYKNFIMITLGTGVGGGIIIDRKIYRGDTGIGGELGHITIDSSGAKCKCGSIGCIEAYIGKDYLIERTRIKLLERNDSILSNLTNGNLDLLTPKLIQSAVEQGDEFSKSVVVDTGTKLGYALASAVHTLDIATIIIGGGIAGFGTLLFDAVEATLKERVMKSFRDRITVKPAKLKNEAGIKGASALVFYKS from the coding sequence ATGGCTAAGAAAAAATTTGCAGTAGGCGTTGATCTAGGGGGAACAACAATCAAAGTCGGTTTGGTTGATGTGAACGGAAAGATAATTAAAAAAGTTTCCGCAGAGAGCCACTCATCAAAAGGTCCGGAAGTCGTTATCAAACAAATGAAAAAAGAAATTGAAGAAGTTATAAAAGGAACTCAGAATAATATTTTAGGAATTGGAATTGGGGCACCAGGCGCCGTTAAATTGAAAAAAGGAACTGTTGAAAATCCGCCAAACTTTCATGGCTGGGGAAAAGTCCACCTTGGCAATATCATTAAAAAAGAATTTGATCTTGATGTTTATGTGGAAAACGATGCCAATGCTGCGGCAATTGGAGAATTGATTTACGGTGCTGGAAAATATTATAAAAATTTTATTATGATAACGTTAGGCACCGGAGTTGGCGGAGGAATTATAATAGATAGAAAAATTTACCGCGGCGATACCGGAATCGGTGGGGAACTTGGTCATATAACAATTGATAGTTCGGGTGCGAAATGCAAATGCGGATCAATCGGCTGCATAGAAGCATACATTGGGAAGGATTATCTTATCGAACGGACTAGAATTAAACTTCTTGAGAGGAATGATTCTATCCTTTCTAATTTGACTAACGGGAATCTGGATTTACTTACTCCGAAATTAATTCAATCGGCTGTTGAGCAAGGCGATGAATTTTCGAAATCGGTTGTTGTTGATACGGGAACAAAACTCGGTTATGCTCTGGCATCAGCGGTTCATACATTGGATATTGCTACGATAATTATAGGCGGCGGTATTGCCGGATTTGGCACATTATTGTTTGATGCTGTTGAAGCTACTCTAAAAGAAAGAGTGATGAAATCATTCCGTGATAGAATAACTGTGAAACCGGCTAAATTGAAGAATGAAGCAGGAATAAAAGGTGCATCTGCACTTGTGTTTTATAAATCATAA